The proteins below come from a single Triticum aestivum cultivar Chinese Spring chromosome 5D, IWGSC CS RefSeq v2.1, whole genome shotgun sequence genomic window:
- the LOC123124224 gene encoding uncharacterized protein, whose protein sequence is MDVDGETMGKKKIPVTDAARLVSAWALFTACVFLASFALACYHVPCDLCVQPTDITGMVYCAATQAAVAALALLLPGRHLCVRSALADLALVLTIVVHLILTLAVDPDNILVIYWAIFFMAGDLVSSLALLLGGEED, encoded by the exons ATGGACGTCGACGGCGAGACCATGGGCAAGAAGAAGATCCCGGTCACGGATGCTGCCCGGCTGGTCAGCGCTTGGGCGCTCTTCACCGCTTGCGTCTTCCTCGCCTCCTTCGCCCTCGCCTGCTACCACGTCCCGTGCGACCTG TGCGTCCAGCCGACGGACATTACCGGGATGGTGTACTGCGCTGCGACTCAGGCGGCCGTGGCGGCGCTGGCGCTGCTGCTCCCAGGCCGCCACCTCTGCGTCCGCAGTGCCCTCGCGGACCTCGCGCTCGTGCTCACCATCGTCGTCCACCTCATCCTCACGTTGGCTGTCGACCCCGACAACATCCTCGTGATCTACTGGGCCATCTTCTTCATGGCGGGCGACTTGGTCAGCTCCCTGGCCCTCCTTTTGGGAGGTGAGGAGGATTGA
- the LOC123126337 gene encoding putative wall-associated receptor kinase-like 11: MTWQRGMGQVYADGYAVGISLPHNDPPLPRIDDVWTTGPFGYLDPESFISHLLTDKSDVYSLGVVLFELMTRKKALYTDDNSSEKRSLSHNFLLMFHQNKHQTMLDSKIADDAAAMVIVEKLIILTIQCLSVRGEDRSTMMKEVTERLQVLWRHQIHTSSAGKYGRDFDRNYGRWLSFVILPFDEMTDGSLEMCKLVLDI, from the exons atgacgtggcagaggggcatgggccaggtctatgctgacggctatgccgtaggcatatCTCTTCCACACAATGATCCCCCACTCCCTCGGATCGATGACGTATGGACGAC GGGACCCTTTGGCTACCTTGACCCCGAGAgcttcatcagccacctcctcactgACAAGAGCGACGTCTACAGCCTCGGGGTCGTTCTGTTTGAGCTGATGACGAGAAAGAAAGCTCTGTACACCGATGATAACTCCAGCGAGAAGAGATCATTGTCCCATAATTTTCTCCTTATGTTTCACCAAAACAAGCACCAAACAATGCTGGACTCTAAGATCGCAGACGATGCTGCGGCCATGGTCATCGTCGAGAAGCTTATCATCCTCACCATTCAGTGCCTGAGCGTGAGAGGGGAGGACAGATCGACGATGATGAAGGAAGTCACGGAGCGGCTGCAGGTGCTGTGGAGACACCAGATACATACTTCCAGTGCTGGCAAATACGGTCGTGACTTCGATAGGAACTATGGAAGATGGTTGTCGTTTGTAATTCTTCCTTTTGACGAGATGACAGACGGGAGCTTGGAGATGTGCAAACTGGTGCTGGACATATAG